TTTATCAATTACCATAAATTTAGTGAGCTGCTTTCTTCGCTTCAACTCCATCTTCATTATTCAATTGCCTTGAATGTTCTTGAAACTTTGTTTGCTTGAAGCGCCTTGCAAAGCTTTTAGCCATAGAGTTGCAAACTATTCATgtgttttttataaaagcaaGCGATCCTAGTAGGCTTGTCTAGGCCGTGAGTTTTGGCTTGATGGGGCGTTGAGCTGTCCATGACAATGTGTTGCTGCTTGGCTGGTCCACGGTCACTGATCCTTTGAGTTGTGTGGCATGCATCACAACATAATGAAGATTTGTTAAACACGAAAATTGCTAATTGGTCATAACAAAAGTGTGCAGATGTTTGGAAATTCATGGGCAGGGACCCAGGAGATGTTATGCGGTTATGAGTTTATGGAATTCATAGACTGCTTAGCTTGTCGGCAGCTGATAGAGTTATATATGAACACAAAAGATCGCTAACTAGTCAGAGCAAAAGTGTGCAGTTGTAAGGATCTTCGTGGGCAGCAATTTACGCTCTCCCAGAGGAGAGCGGGCAATTTACCTTTCTTTTCAATTGGGTTGTAGTCTTGTAGATGCAAAGTAGCTCATTTTTCTTAATAATTTCCTTGTTTCAATGTTTTTGGATGTATTCTGCCTTGTGATCGTTTGAACTGGTGAATCATGGAACAAATCTGTAATCTATTGTGGCTAATCTGTAATCTATCTTGGTGAGAGACTGAGACCTTGAACCGtaccaaaattccaaaaaaaattcGAGAGTCCCAAAATTTCAGTTCGGTTTTGAGTTTTGAAATTCTATCTTGAAATTTATTGGTTTGGGATTCGGTTTAGGATCCCAACCCGAACTAGCTCTAAGCACAAGCATACATTTTTTTACTGAACATAACCATACATTTAAAATAACTACTTCCATTGTATACAACTTTATTGGAAGTGCTCTAAATCACACATAGAACCTCTGAAATGCTCGACTATGAAAAGGTTCGTAATTAAAACGCCCATATTTGAATCTTTTATTCTGTCTTTTATTTTATCAGTCTTTTATTTTATCAGATTTGTTATCTCATGCATTGTagttaaattttgattattttgtcACGTATTTTCGATATATGCAATCTACTTTTTGTCACACCGGATTAAGAGAGAAAGTCTAATCATACTAATGAAAGTCATGAATTTAAATAGTACATCATTTCTTCTTTAAATAATTATCACGTGGTGTTACTaggggacttggattgtctgtcctcccatttcggtgccctcctcATGCTCTCTAgtttgtgtggttacggttaagccacgtcaacattttatattactatttctttttgttttattatttttataaaaaaacaatataaaatgttgacgtggcttaaccgtgaccacacaaaacagaagggcacgggaagggcaccgaaatgggagggtagacaatccaagtccgttACTAGGTGCAATAAAGAATCTCTCCAATAATAAGGATCACCTCAAAAAATTAATGCGTGTAAATAATCAGCCAAATGTTAGCAATTCGTGTCCAAATTCTTATTCTCAATAAAAAGTATCAAGCTAATTGTAATTCAATTCGGTCTTCACTTTTTAGTGTGAACAACTAACAAAACTACTCAGATTAGTTTAGTTTGAATAAATTAATTGACTCAAATTGGTTTAAGTTCTCACTCATTTTcttagggggtgtattcaattgggattttgagggattttaattcttttaatgaatctaagggtattcaatcaggattttaagtgattctctgaaattcaaggtgtattcaattataattttaagataatttattaaaatccttagaaatgcgagtgtattcaattagaattttaaagaagtttataacattccaggtgtattcaattagaaattgattttaaagaatttgaaaaagttgaggaattggagagattttgtagtgtattttaagcatccacaaatctcacctcttcttatgagatttcgagggaattgaatcaaaattttatatgaaatctctACCAagcaattaaactccataaaaattcatggatttataaatccattaaagtctcttaaattctcaattgaatacactcaGCTTAGAATAGTAATATcacttgttttaggtggttttacCCATCCTTAAACTCAAAAAcctcactctttttttttttttggtcaaatgatagatttgttagattaaatatgGAGTTCGAACTTATGTCGTGGTGCAACGGCAACAACATCTCTACTACTATGATAGAGGGTCATttgcaataaataaataaataaaacttcacTAAATTGGGCCTACATGCAAATTAAATGTTTTTGGTGGTTTGTACCCACCCTTAAACCCAAAAACTTGCTTAGGCCCAATGCAGCCCAGTTCACGGCCATGTAGATCTCCGCCTGGGTGCCATAAACTTCCGTTCTGATTTCAAATCGCGAGGGAAGAAGCGACAGGACTCCTCAGCGGAACCTGCCCTTTTTCCAGAGGCATGCAGCCGCTGAAACACCGCCAGGTGCCGCTTCACATTTATCACCCTCTCAgtccctcagtctctctctctctctctctctctctctctctctctctctgatcacAGCAAAACAATGGCCCTTTTTGTCTTCTTCCTCCCCTCTCGTTTTCCCCTTTGGCTTTATATTTTTGCTCTGCGCCCCTCCTCTCCTCCCCACCTTAGACTTCCGCTCTCGCCCTTTCCTGATTTGCTCCACCGTCCCCTTCTTTCTTCTCGCCGGAGCCTCCATTGTCAGTCATGCGGAATACCATTCAGGACACCCTCGCTGCACACAGGAATGAGCTTGTTTCTCTTTTCTCCAGGTGCATCTCTCTCACATTGCATTTCAAATGGAGGGTTctttctaaaaattaaaaatttgttgTGGGCTTTGTTTTTGAGGTTGGAATTGATGTGGGTTTCTGAGAAAGTTGAGATTTTTGTTATGTTTGGAAGGTATGTTGCTCGAGGAAATGGGATTCTACAACCCCATCAAATGATAAGCGAGCTCGAAAACGTGATCATGGACGATGAAGGCATGCAGAAGCTCAAAGATAGCTCCTTCAGCAAGGTCTTACAGTCTGCCCAGGTCAGGTTCTCACAACTAATGTACAATgtgctctcttttttttttcttttttttttagatttttgtaGGTCCCTCTTTATGTTTCACATGGTGTTTGAATGAGGATTTTAGGCTATTTCGGAGAGTTTTACTCTTTATGATTTCTTTATTCAGCTTAGTTTTGGAGATTTTTGGATGTTGCTCAAGTATCTCTATGTTTGCTGAGAAAATGAcaagtaaaatttgaaaatctgaAGTTGCAATTTTGCAATATTTGTGATCCAAGAACGCAGAAATCTTTGTTCTGCATGGCTTGTGAAAGttgtatttgttttggttttctgattttggtATTTGCTTGTTATTTAGGAAGCAATTGTTCTTGCTCCTTTCGTCGCTCTTGCACTTCGTCCAAGACCTGGTGTTTGGGAGTATGTTCGAGTTAATGTGTATGAACTCAGTGTGGATCATTTGAGTGTTGCAGAATATCTTCGGTTCAAGGAAGAGCTTATTGACGGAGAGTAAGGGATCTCCTGTGTTAATCTTTGTTACTGAATTTGTAATTTGTGCCGAGTCTTTCTACTTTCTTATCTGGATTCTGGAGTAGCATTACATAGAGCGGCCTAGACAGTTTTTATTGTTCTTTCAATTCCATTATACATGAATGCATTCTCAATCTGAAATCATTGTCCTAGGTGCAACGACAAGTATGTGCTTGAACTTGATCTGGAGCCATTTAATGCATCATTCCCTCGACCAACCCGTTCGTCATCAATTGGAAATGGGGTTCAATTCCTTAACCGTCATTTATCTTCAAATATGTTCCGTAACAAAGAAAGTTTGGAGCCTCTTCTCGACTTTCTTCGTACGCACAAACATGATGGTCATGTAAGTTTGAGTAAGCTGTGGGCTTTGCATGAATGAGCATTCCACTTTTTCAGTTATCATGCATTTCCCTTTAGTTTAATTTACCGGTTGTCTTTTCTCTTGCATTCAGGTTTAGTgtaagtttttggtttttatattttccttaacctAAAGCCACATAAAGCCATATTTGAAGTAATATGACAATGAGGTCGTGAAGCACTCGTACCCTTGGACTGAATGATATTAGTTCTAAAATTTTGTAGGCAATGATGCTAAATGATCGGATTCAGAGCATACCCAGACTTCAGTCTGCTTTAGCAAAGGCAGAGGAATATCTTTCTAAGTTCCCATCAACTACACCATATTCTGAGTTTGAATTTGAGTAAGCGAATCATCTAATTTCAACACTTTGATCTCCACTCCTATAAAGGGATAATTTGATTGCTTTAGATGGCACATTTAATCATCTTTACACAATGTGCAGCTTACAAGGAATGGGATTTGAGAGAGGGTGGGGTGACACAGCACAACGGGTGTCAGAGATGGTGCATCTTCTCCTGGAAATTCTTCAGGCTCCTGATCCCTCTACCCTGGAAAACTTTCTTGGGAGGATCCCTATGGTGTTCAATGTTGTCATAGTGTCTCCACACGGCTACTTTGGCCAAGCTAACGTCTTGGGTTTGCCTGACACTGGAGGGCAGGTATTGCTTATGTACTTTTGACTATTTCATATCCATTTGTTTGTTGTGGGTCTTTCCTTtcctatatttttatatataccaAACTATTAACAGATCCAGTAGTTTTACGAATATTTTTGTCATAAAACCATGAAAAGGTTATATCTTTTCTTACTGATGGCAGGTTGTTTATATACTGGACCAAGTGCGTGCCTTGGAGAGTGAGATGCTTCTTAGAATACAAAACCAAGGATTGGATGTTATTCCAAAAATTCTGATTGTAAGTTCTTGAATGGAAGTTCATGCGACGTTAGTCGACATTAGGTGTTGTGTACCATTTTATACTACGTCATGTCCTTTTACTTCTTGATGGTAGGTTACCCGACTGATACCTGATGCAAAAAGGACAACATGCAACCAAAGATTGGAAAGAGTCAGTGGTACAGAACACACACATATCTTGCGGGTACCTTTCAGGACTGAGAATGGAATTCTGCGGAAATGGATTTCAAGATTTGATGTGTGGCCTTACTTGGAGAACTTTGCAGAGGTAAGTCAAAAGGATAGgacttttcattttcatttttggtGTGGATCTCCCTTATTCATTTTCCGTACCCTTTTTCACTGTTTGAATACTGAATAGCCATAACTTTATGATGCACACTGTGGGTTCATAATAACTACTTATGGTTTATATAACATACTTACCTTTTCCTCTTATTGTGCTATTTTTAGGATGCCTCGAATGAAATTGCTGCTGAGTTGCAGGGTGTTCCAGATCTAATCATTGGAAACTACAGTGATGGAAATCTTGTTGCAACTCTGCTATCTTATAAACTGGGAATCACACAGGtgaactttaattttttattcattatttCAGATGCAACACAAAGATTGGTGGAAAAACAGTGGCATATATTGGAGTTAACTTTTCAAAACCGAATTCTCCATGTAGTGCAACATTGCTCATGCATTGGAGAAAACAAAGTACCCAGATTCTGATATATTTTGGAAGAAGCATGAAGATAAGTACCACTTTTCAAGTCAATTCACAGCCGATCTCATTGCAATGAACAATGCAGATTTCATAATCACCAGTACATACCAAGAGATTGCCGGAAGGTTAGATTGTCAGTCTAGTTCTTTTGGAACATGAATTGACTATATTGTTCGTCTAGTTCTGTTTAATCTCCAATTTTTTAATCTACCACCTGAAGTTTAACTTGAAATGTAGTAATATGATATGAGTTATGTTTGTGGTTAACAAGTTCAATCGTCTGTCACAATGAAGTGGATTGCATCCTTTGCAGCATGTGGCCCATTATTCTTCTCCCTGGATTCTAGTCACTTTTGCTTGTTGCATTAAAAGATTAATATTCTTGTTCTTTATCTCAGCAAGAATAACGTTGGACAGTATGAGAGCCACACTGCCTTCACTCTTCCTGGGCTGTATCGAGTTGTTCACGGGATTGATGTTTTTGATCCCAAGTTTAATATTGTCTCCCCGGGAGCAGATATGTGTATATACTTTCCATATTCTGACAAGGACAAAAGGCTTACTGCTCTACATGGGTCCATTGAAGAACTCTTATATGGTGCTGAGCAGAATGACGAGCATATGTGAGTATCTTCTAATGTTAAGTGAGAAAAGAACTTCTGTAAAACAATTTAAACCTCTTTCAAGTGGCATTGAGATTTTATAGGTAGTAGGGTTGCAACTTACATGTACTTCATTTTCATCACTCAATTGTCTGATACTCATTTGATGGGGATGCAGTGGGCTGTTGAGTGATCGATCAAAGCCTATTGTCTTTTCCATGGCAAGACTTGATAGAGTGAAAAATTTAACCGGACTTGTTGAGTGCTATGCTAAGAGCACCAAGCTAAGAGAAATGGTAAACCTTGTTGTGGTTGGTGGTTACATGGATGTCAAGAACTCTAGGGATAGAGAAGAAATTACAGAGATTGAAAAGATGCATGACCTCATTAAGAACTACAACTTGAGTGGCCAGTTCCGATGGATAGCAGCACAGATGAACCGTGCTCGTAATGGTGAGCTCTACCGCTACATTGCAGACACAAAAGGCATCTTTGTGCAGGTATGTGAAGTAGATATATAATGGTTTTATTTTAGTATCAAAATT
The nucleotide sequence above comes from Malus sylvestris chromosome 16, drMalSylv7.2, whole genome shotgun sequence. Encoded proteins:
- the LOC126606390 gene encoding sucrose synthase 2-like isoform X1, with the translated sequence MRNTIQDTLAAHRNELVSLFSRYVARGNGILQPHQMISELENVIMDDEGMQKLKDSSFSKVLQSAQEAIVLAPFVALALRPRPGVWEYVRVNVYELSVDHLSVAEYLRFKEELIDGECNDKYVLELDLEPFNASFPRPTRSSSIGNGVQFLNRHLSSNMFRNKESLEPLLDFLRTHKHDGHAMMLNDRIQSIPRLQSALAKAEEYLSKFPSTTPYSEFEFDLQGMGFERGWGDTAQRVSEMVHLLLEILQAPDPSTLENFLGRIPMVFNVVIVSPHGYFGQANVLGLPDTGGQVVYILDQVRALESEMLLRIQNQGLDVIPKILIVTRLIPDAKRTTCNQRLERVSGTEHTHILRVPFRTENGILRKWISRFDVWPYLENFAEDASNEIAAELQGVPDLIIGNYSDGNLVATLLSYKLGITQCNIAHALEKTKYPDSDIFWKKHEDKYHFSSQFTADLIAMNNADFIITSTYQEIAGSKNNVGQYESHTAFTLPGLYRVVHGIDVFDPKFNIVSPGADMCIYFPYSDKDKRLTALHGSIEELLYGAEQNDEHIGLLSDRSKPIVFSMARLDRVKNLTGLVECYAKSTKLREMVNLVVVGGYMDVKNSRDREEITEIEKMHDLIKNYNLSGQFRWIAAQMNRARNGELYRYIADTKGIFVQPAFYEAFGLTVVEAMTCGLPTFATCHGGPAEIIEHGTSGFHVDPYNPDQVAELLTDFFDQCQKDPGYWEKISQAGLKRIYERYTWKIYSERLLTLAGVYGFWKHASKLERRETRRYLEMFYTLKYRNLVKSIPLAVDEQH
- the LOC126606390 gene encoding sucrose synthase 2-like isoform X2, with translation MMLNDRIQSIPRLQSALAKAEEYLSKFPSTTPYSEFEFDLQGMGFERGWGDTAQRVSEMVHLLLEILQAPDPSTLENFLGRIPMVFNVVIVSPHGYFGQANVLGLPDTGGQVVYILDQVRALESEMLLRIQNQGLDVIPKILIVTRLIPDAKRTTCNQRLERVSGTEHTHILRVPFRTENGILRKWISRFDVWPYLENFAEDASNEIAAELQGVPDLIIGNYSDGNLVATLLSYKLGITQCNIAHALEKTKYPDSDIFWKKHEDKYHFSSQFTADLIAMNNADFIITSTYQEIAGSKNNVGQYESHTAFTLPGLYRVVHGIDVFDPKFNIVSPGADMCIYFPYSDKDKRLTALHGSIEELLYGAEQNDEHIGLLSDRSKPIVFSMARLDRVKNLTGLVECYAKSTKLREMVNLVVVGGYMDVKNSRDREEITEIEKMHDLIKNYNLSGQFRWIAAQMNRARNGELYRYIADTKGIFVQPAFYEAFGLTVVEAMTCGLPTFATCHGGPAEIIEHGTSGFHVDPYNPDQVAELLTDFFDQCQKDPGYWEKISQAGLKRIYERYTWKIYSERLLTLAGVYGFWKHASKLERRETRRYLEMFYTLKYRNLVKSIPLAVDEQH